In bacterium, a single window of DNA contains:
- a CDS encoding aromatic ring-hydroxylating dioxygenase subunit alpha — translation MTSRHATSDYLDVAAENRLYEEMRDNFWFPIAYSDDLKDEPQAFTLFEEQLVVVRLDGAPRVFEDLCRHRGAALSLGKVIDGCELRCGYHGWTYDAEGRVTRVPAREELSPAFRNVRVPSFPTVEVSGLIYTTLGDPKFPPPAIPEIDDPSYQFLHLDIYEWNCSLPRRLENYFDFSHFAWVHDGILGDSSQPRIEDYDVEKVGGELHFLAGPFVEFTDNVKNNPESGAAETYEAWKRYRVFLPNAMKLNSSAGPVEDYVLWVAVAPVHRKRTRCFTYVGRNYPGSDDDFRAFAQMVTDQDRPIVESQRPEELPADLAAEMHVRGADLGTLEYRRWLLDIANGVVEPAPA, via the coding sequence ATGACCAGCCGGCATGCCACCAGCGACTACCTCGACGTTGCCGCCGAGAACCGGCTCTACGAGGAGATGCGGGACAACTTCTGGTTTCCGATCGCCTACTCCGATGATCTCAAGGACGAGCCCCAGGCCTTCACCCTGTTCGAGGAGCAACTGGTGGTGGTCCGGCTCGATGGCGCGCCTCGCGTATTCGAGGATCTGTGCCGTCACCGCGGAGCGGCCCTTTCCCTCGGCAAGGTCATCGACGGTTGCGAGTTGCGCTGCGGCTATCACGGCTGGACCTACGACGCCGAGGGCCGGGTCACCCGGGTTCCGGCCCGTGAGGAACTCTCGCCCGCCTTCCGGAACGTCCGGGTGCCTTCGTTCCCGACGGTCGAGGTGTCAGGCCTGATCTACACGACGCTCGGCGATCCCAAGTTCCCGCCGCCGGCTATTCCCGAGATCGACGACCCCAGCTACCAATTCCTGCATCTCGACATCTACGAGTGGAACTGCTCCCTGCCCCGGCGCCTGGAGAACTACTTCGACTTCTCCCATTTCGCCTGGGTTCACGACGGGATTCTGGGCGACAGCAGCCAACCCCGGATCGAGGACTACGACGTGGAGAAGGTCGGCGGAGAGCTCCATTTCCTCGCCGGCCCCTTCGTAGAGTTCACCGACAACGTCAAGAACAACCCCGAGTCCGGCGCCGCGGAGACCTACGAGGCATGGAAGCGCTACCGGGTGTTCCTGCCCAACGCGATGAAGCTGAACAGCAGCGCCGGGCCGGTGGAGGACTACGTGCTCTGGGTGGCGGTGGCGCCCGTCCACCGCAAGCGGACCCGCTGCTTCACCTACGTGGGCCGCAACTACCCCGGTTCGGATGACGACTTCCGGGCCTTCGCCCAGATGGTCACCGACCAGGACCGTCCCATCGTCGAGTCCCAGCGGCCCGAGGAGCTTCCGGCCGACCTCGCCGCCGAGATGCACGTGAGAGGCGCCGACCTCGGGACACTGGAGTACCGGCGTTGGCTGCTCGACATCGCCAACGGCGTTGTCGAACCGGCACCGGCCTGA
- a CDS encoding ABC transporter permease, translating into MATSTEPELDGDGSTGPLSAAGEPASTTRTDVFMYVTRKVGSLLLVSLLVATLTFVVSRATADPSFLMVGQDATDEIIAARRAEMGLDQPMYRQWASYMADLARGDLGISRRTFAPVGGEIWERLPATVEMAGAALLLSLLVAIPGGIRAGLRPDGWADRIVGSVAQLGAAIPNFWLGLMFIYFGFYWLGWFPAPTGRGLFALDAEAITGIVTIDALIARDWTAALESIRHLLLPAVTLASGVMPPILNVTRNATVSVVNSPYYEAALSFGVSRRTVKWRLLLPNIAAPVINILAITIGFLMGGAVLVEVVFSWPGIGKYAVDAMDSSDYNPVLGVVLLASVTYVLVYQIADLVTFAMDPRLRISR; encoded by the coding sequence TTGGCCACCTCGACAGAGCCTGAACTCGACGGGGACGGTTCGACCGGCCCTCTGTCGGCCGCGGGCGAACCGGCCTCCACCACCCGCACCGACGTGTTCATGTACGTCACCAGGAAGGTGGGCTCCCTCCTCCTGGTGTCGCTGCTCGTCGCGACGCTCACCTTCGTGGTGAGCCGGGCTACGGCAGACCCTTCCTTCCTGATGGTGGGCCAGGACGCGACCGACGAGATCATCGCCGCCCGGCGCGCCGAGATGGGTCTCGACCAACCCATGTATCGCCAATGGGCCTCCTACATGGCGGATCTGGCGAGAGGCGATCTCGGCATTTCGAGACGGACCTTTGCTCCGGTCGGCGGAGAGATCTGGGAGCGGCTCCCGGCTACTGTCGAGATGGCAGGTGCGGCGTTGCTGCTGTCTCTGCTGGTGGCGATTCCGGGTGGTATCCGGGCCGGATTGCGGCCCGACGGTTGGGCGGATCGAATCGTCGGTTCGGTCGCGCAGCTCGGTGCTGCCATACCCAATTTCTGGCTGGGCCTGATGTTCATCTACTTCGGTTTCTACTGGCTCGGGTGGTTTCCCGCACCAACGGGGCGCGGGCTGTTCGCGCTCGACGCCGAAGCGATCACCGGCATCGTCACCATCGATGCCCTAATCGCTCGTGACTGGACGGCTGCGCTCGAGTCGATCCGGCATCTCCTGTTGCCGGCCGTCACCCTGGCGTCGGGTGTGATGCCCCCTATCCTCAACGTGACGCGCAACGCCACGGTAAGCGTCGTGAACTCGCCCTACTACGAGGCTGCGCTGTCCTTCGGGGTTTCGAGGCGAACCGTCAAGTGGAGGCTCCTTCTCCCGAACATCGCCGCTCCGGTCATCAACATCCTGGCCATCACCATCGGCTTCCTGATGGGAGGCGCCGTGCTTGTCGAGGTCGTGTTCTCGTGGCCCGGAATCGGGAAGTACGCGGTTGACGCCATGGACAGCTCCGATTACAACCCGGTGCTCGGTGTGGTGCTCCTCGCCTCGGTCACCTACGTCCTCGTGTACCAGATCGCCGATCTCGTTACCTTTGCCATGGACCCGCGCCTGCGGATATCGCGGTGA
- a CDS encoding ABC transporter ATP-binding protein yields the protein MTDRDSPTGPQDEGMGTGAGAASGSLALKVRGLSKTYVTKRLIGSGKGYQALSNVSLDLRAGEVLGVVGESGCGKSTLGKVIAGVETTAAGSAEVGGQPLDLEHGTRTRDQRRQVQFVYQSPRGSFNPARRVRAALRYNARLAREVTGEPVEESLERAVTSVGLGMQHLDRYPHELSGGQLQRLSIGRALITRPDILFLDEPTSSLDVSVRGEILNLLTGLRGSMGLSMILVSHDLDVISYVADRILVIYLGQIVEEGTASDIVARPAHPYTRALLTASSLPDPAEPLELAVDVRDASAVPTGCRLAPRCPLAEARCSEPQHLVASDGRSARCWKAESAL from the coding sequence ATGACCGATCGCGACTCTCCGACCGGGCCTCAGGACGAAGGGATGGGCACCGGAGCGGGCGCGGCATCCGGGTCCTTAGCCCTGAAGGTCAGGGGGCTGTCGAAGACCTATGTCACGAAGCGACTTATCGGGTCGGGCAAGGGGTATCAGGCTCTATCGAACGTTTCCCTCGACCTCAGAGCCGGGGAGGTACTCGGTGTCGTCGGCGAGAGCGGGTGCGGCAAATCCACGCTCGGCAAGGTCATCGCGGGGGTGGAGACCACTGCCGCCGGAAGCGCCGAGGTGGGCGGCCAACCGCTGGACCTCGAGCACGGTACCCGGACCCGTGACCAGCGACGCCAGGTGCAGTTCGTGTACCAAAGCCCGCGAGGCTCCTTCAACCCGGCGCGGCGTGTACGTGCGGCGCTGCGTTACAACGCAAGGCTGGCCCGGGAGGTCACGGGAGAACCGGTGGAAGAATCTCTGGAGCGGGCGGTCACATCGGTCGGTCTCGGTATGCAGCACCTGGACCGATACCCGCACGAACTGAGCGGCGGCCAACTCCAGCGGCTCTCGATCGGACGCGCGCTGATCACCCGACCGGACATCTTATTCCTCGACGAGCCGACCTCGTCGCTCGACGTGTCGGTCCGGGGCGAGATCCTCAACCTGCTCACGGGCCTGCGCGGGTCGATGGGCCTCTCGATGATCCTGGTGAGCCATGACCTCGATGTCATCTCCTACGTCGCAGACCGCATCCTGGTGATCTACCTGGGCCAGATCGTCGAGGAAGGGACCGCCTCCGACATCGTGGCCCGGCCCGCCCATCCCTACACACGGGCGCTGCTCACGGCCAGCAGCTTGCCGGATCCTGCCGAGCCGCTCGAGCTCGCGGTCGATGTCCGGGATGCGTCTGCCGTACCGACCGGGTGCCGCCTTGCCCCCCGCTGCCCGCTCGCCGAGGCGCGGTGCTCGGAACCGCAGCATCTCGTGGCGTCTGATGGAAGATCGGCACGGTGCTGGAAGGCCGAGTCGGCGCTCTAG
- a CDS encoding ABC transporter permease, which produces MTVDLRATHPLRARLVRAGVWISRLPRLPTIMLAITFLAVLIGPAIVPHDPLQPNPANVLEAPSSSHWFGTNGFGMDIFSRVVAAARTDVGVAVAGVTVGAVGGSILGATVAYTGGWVDAVVQKAIEVLQSFPLFLFALALFAALGDNTFNLVVVISSISLPWYVRVVRSVIAPLREAEWVKALQNAGASGPRIVVLELLPNATSQVLGLFALSTGLAIQVIAALAFIGLGVQPPFPEWGSMINTGAPFLLQGKWWASAFPGVAVVLVVISLHSLSRFFDAETRGIG; this is translated from the coding sequence ATGACGGTTGACCTCCGGGCCACCCATCCCCTTCGCGCCCGGCTCGTTCGAGCCGGGGTGTGGATAAGCAGGCTGCCGCGGCTACCCACCATCATGCTGGCCATCACCTTCCTGGCGGTCCTGATCGGCCCGGCGATCGTGCCGCACGATCCCCTCCAGCCCAATCCCGCCAACGTCCTCGAAGCCCCCTCGAGTAGCCACTGGTTCGGGACGAACGGCTTCGGGATGGATATCTTCTCCCGCGTTGTGGCTGCAGCCCGAACCGACGTGGGTGTAGCGGTCGCGGGGGTAACCGTCGGGGCGGTGGGGGGCTCCATCCTGGGCGCCACCGTCGCTTACACCGGTGGGTGGGTCGACGCGGTGGTCCAGAAGGCCATCGAAGTCCTCCAGTCGTTCCCGCTCTTCTTGTTCGCCCTGGCCCTGTTCGCCGCACTCGGCGACAACACTTTCAATCTCGTTGTCGTCATATCGTCCATCAGCCTTCCCTGGTACGTGCGTGTCGTGCGAAGCGTCATTGCCCCGCTTCGGGAAGCGGAGTGGGTGAAGGCACTCCAGAACGCCGGTGCGAGCGGCCCCCGCATCGTTGTCCTCGAACTGCTTCCCAACGCCACGAGCCAGGTGCTCGGCCTCTTCGCGCTCAGCACCGGCCTGGCTATTCAGGTGATCGCTGCCTTGGCGTTCATCGGGCTCGGTGTCCAGCCACCGTTTCCCGAATGGGGATCCATGATCAACACCGGTGCGCCGTTCCTCCTCCAGGGTAAGTGGTGGGCTTCCGCCTTCCCGGGTGTTGCCGTAGTGCTCGTCGTGATCAGCCTCCATAGCCTGTCGCGGTTCTTCGATGCAGAAACCCGCGGGATCGGATAA
- a CDS encoding FAD binding domain-containing protein, which translates to MKPAPFDYYRPAAIGEAVEALGSSEDAKVLAGGQSLIPSMNFRLALPDLLVDIRHVDGLDNLETGPDGVTIGAAVTQSRVMASDAAAAGAPGLRRALRLVAHLQIRNRGTVCGSLAHADPAAELPALAVASRATLTIRGPVGERTVEAGDFFLGPFWTDLGHGEIITGVHFPVEPSGTRTVVDEITRRSGDFAIVGLAAAFDLQGDTIGAARLVSFGVSGVASRMATAEEAIRGLEPGDDGSDLYAAAYEDAADAVDDIHATAEYRREALGALLVRTARSAVKSNGHGTGV; encoded by the coding sequence ATGAAGCCCGCGCCGTTCGACTACTACCGGCCGGCCGCCATCGGTGAGGCGGTGGAGGCCCTCGGTTCCTCGGAGGACGCCAAGGTGCTGGCCGGGGGGCAGAGCCTGATCCCCTCCATGAACTTCCGCCTCGCCCTGCCGGACCTGCTGGTGGACATCCGTCACGTGGACGGGCTCGACAACCTGGAAACCGGTCCCGACGGTGTCACGATCGGCGCCGCCGTGACCCAGAGCCGGGTCATGGCCTCCGATGCGGCAGCTGCCGGGGCTCCCGGTCTACGGCGGGCGCTGCGTCTGGTGGCCCACCTGCAGATCCGGAACCGGGGAACGGTGTGCGGCAGCCTGGCCCATGCCGATCCGGCTGCCGAGCTGCCTGCTCTGGCTGTTGCCTCGAGGGCGACGCTCACGATCCGGGGCCCGGTGGGGGAGAGGACCGTCGAGGCGGGCGATTTCTTCCTCGGGCCGTTCTGGACCGACCTCGGCCACGGGGAGATCATCACCGGGGTTCACTTTCCGGTAGAACCTTCCGGCACCCGGACTGTCGTCGACGAGATCACCCGGCGGTCGGGCGACTTTGCCATCGTCGGTCTTGCGGCGGCTTTCGATCTTCAGGGAGATACGATCGGCGCGGCGCGGCTGGTCAGCTTCGGAGTGAGCGGTGTGGCGAGCCGGATGGCCACCGCCGAGGAAGCCATTCGGGGACTCGAGCCGGGGGACGACGGGTCGGATCTGTACGCAGCGGCCTACGAGGACGCGGCGGATGCAGTGGACGACATCCATGCCACGGCCGAGTATCGCCGGGAGGCGCTCGGCGCGTTGCTGGTGAGAACTGCCCGATCGGCGGTTAAGTCCAACGGACACGGGACGGGGGTGTGA
- a CDS encoding (2Fe-2S)-binding protein: MASNHGSREADVSVTINGTQVTHRVPARLLLSDFIRDVVGLTGTHVGCEHGYCGACTVIVDGDAIRSCSTLAVQADGSTIRTVEDLATDGDLTPMQQAFHENHAMQCGFCTAGFLMTLESVDPDDYGDPEQVVDLLSSNMCRCTGYQNIVNAVCSVWGVERN, translated from the coding sequence ATGGCTTCCAACCATGGATCCAGAGAGGCCGACGTATCGGTCACGATCAACGGGACGCAGGTGACCCACCGGGTTCCTGCCCGCTTGCTGCTGTCCGACTTCATCCGTGACGTCGTGGGCCTGACCGGTACCCATGTGGGGTGCGAGCACGGTTACTGCGGGGCCTGCACGGTGATCGTCGACGGCGATGCCATCCGTTCGTGCTCGACTCTGGCCGTCCAAGCTGACGGGAGCACCATCCGAACCGTGGAGGACCTCGCCACGGACGGGGACCTCACGCCGATGCAGCAGGCTTTCCACGAGAACCACGCCATGCAGTGCGGCTTCTGTACCGCGGGGTTCCTGATGACCCTGGAGAGCGTTGACCCCGACGACTACGGGGATCCTGAGCAGGTGGTGGATCTGCTCTCGAGCAACATGTGCCGCTGCACGGGGTACCAGAACATCGTCAACGCGGTCTGCTCGGTGTGGGGAGTAGAGCGGAACTGA
- a CDS encoding ABC transporter substrate-binding protein, which produces MEKQRRTRLVVGLAVVLGLLFSACGAETETADAPATTAAAPATTAAAPETTAAAPATTSAAEPPATTEAAMEEEVHTLRIAVSGDLPSIDPIFGQNTLTNMTLKNIYAQFLFYEPPEGEVGAFAKANISKRIGRAVERIEYSDGGRTVTMHIRQGVTFPTTGNPMTADDFLWFYERAFCAKASTMFNSNSYGVMSTDQVEKIDDYTIRVTLENPSPIIENQIRAQVAVILDSEAIKPHITDDDPCGNEWIAQNYAGNGVYRLVEWDRGQRIVFEANPAWAWPEPYFGRVELLVIPDASNRILLLETGEVDMAMDLDERQLARLDESGTANVLKIPGRRTLRLLLNNEMPPFDIREVRQALNYAVPYDTVINDILQGTGVHIPGPVSPNSTYYQDFGFEDLQKYTYDLDTARALLAEAGFADGFEFTLMIPQGNTLVDEIATFLRSEYQKIGVTMNIERATGAVLAEAMGQATGDAYLRGWFTDFVDEPFFHFNLWWRTKSVINWTQYTDPRMDEIVAALKVTTDKDAQRELAREGMALIINDAPEVWIAGGATQVALAHGLLGYVHEPDELPIWGSLYREG; this is translated from the coding sequence ATGGAGAAGCAGCGAAGAACAAGGTTGGTGGTCGGTCTGGCGGTGGTACTCGGCCTCCTGTTCAGCGCATGCGGCGCTGAGACCGAGACCGCCGACGCTCCGGCGACGACGGCCGCTGCACCGGCGACGACGGCCGCTGCACCCGAGACGACCGCGGCGGCGCCGGCGACGACGAGCGCTGCGGAGCCGCCCGCCACTACCGAGGCGGCTATGGAGGAAGAAGTCCACACGTTGCGGATAGCGGTCTCGGGCGACCTACCGTCGATCGATCCCATCTTCGGGCAGAACACGCTCACGAACATGACGTTGAAGAACATCTACGCGCAGTTCCTCTTCTACGAGCCGCCTGAGGGTGAGGTGGGCGCCTTCGCCAAGGCCAACATCTCGAAGCGGATCGGACGTGCAGTGGAGAGGATCGAGTATTCGGACGGCGGTCGAACGGTGACCATGCATATCCGGCAAGGGGTCACCTTCCCGACAACCGGCAACCCGATGACGGCGGACGACTTCCTGTGGTTCTACGAGCGAGCGTTCTGTGCCAAGGCGAGCACCATGTTCAACTCGAACTCGTACGGGGTGATGTCAACCGATCAGGTGGAGAAGATCGACGACTACACCATCCGCGTCACGCTTGAGAATCCGTCGCCGATCATCGAGAACCAGATCCGGGCGCAGGTGGCGGTGATACTCGACTCGGAGGCGATCAAGCCACACATCACCGACGACGACCCGTGCGGGAACGAGTGGATCGCTCAGAACTACGCCGGCAACGGTGTCTACCGCCTCGTCGAGTGGGATCGCGGGCAGCGGATCGTGTTCGAGGCCAACCCCGCGTGGGCATGGCCCGAGCCCTACTTCGGCCGGGTCGAACTCCTGGTCATACCTGATGCCAGTAACCGGATCCTGCTGCTGGAGACCGGCGAGGTCGACATGGCGATGGACCTAGACGAACGCCAGTTGGCTCGCCTCGATGAATCGGGCACCGCCAACGTGCTCAAGATCCCGGGCCGCAGGACCCTGCGGCTCCTGTTGAACAACGAGATGCCACCGTTCGACATCCGCGAGGTGAGGCAGGCTCTCAACTACGCGGTTCCGTACGATACGGTCATCAACGACATCCTGCAGGGCACGGGCGTGCATATACCGGGCCCGGTCTCGCCGAACTCGACCTATTACCAGGACTTCGGGTTCGAGGATCTGCAGAAGTACACGTATGATCTCGACACAGCGAGGGCGTTGCTGGCGGAAGCAGGCTTCGCCGACGGATTCGAGTTCACGCTGATGATCCCGCAGGGCAATACGCTGGTGGACGAGATCGCCACGTTCCTGCGGTCCGAGTACCAGAAGATCGGTGTCACCATGAACATCGAGCGGGCGACCGGCGCCGTGCTTGCCGAGGCCATGGGCCAGGCGACCGGAGACGCCTACTTGCGTGGATGGTTCACGGACTTCGTGGATGAGCCGTTCTTCCACTTCAATCTCTGGTGGAGGACCAAATCCGTGATCAACTGGACGCAGTACACCGACCCCCGCATGGATGAGATCGTCGCGGCTCTCAAGGTCACGACAGACAAGGACGCCCAGCGGGAGCTCGCCCGGGAGGGAATGGCGCTCATCATCAACGATGCTCCCGAGGTGTGGATCGCGGGCGGAGCGACACAGGTCGCCCTGGCGCACGGTCTCCTGGGTTACGTGCACGAGCCGGACGAGTTGCCTATCTGGGGCAGCCTCTACAGAGAGGGATAG
- a CDS encoding ABC transporter ATP-binding protein — MGEVVSLSGARIRIDRRGLPPLYPVQSVDLSVGAGDRTALVGESGCGKSLTARLLTGLLPRNAVLEKGSATLLGRFDLREDFPDEVRGRRVAMIFQDPVSVLDPMAGIGTQIGRALAAAGVARADRSRVAVDLLGSLHIPAPDEVARKYPHQLSGGMCQRVAIAMALAPKPDLLIADEPTTSLDVTTEVQVLDLLEEYLDGSGASLILISHDLNVVKRLARSVTVMYAGQSVEYGPITDILSEPAHPYSRDLVRSSVLNRGESAYSIAGTLPSIEEVTPTCPYRARCSEARSACSDTGLGQWPSADGFVRCLFPLKTIHGDGGGEPE, encoded by the coding sequence ATGGGAGAGGTGGTCTCGCTCTCCGGGGCCAGGATCCGGATCGATCGGAGGGGCCTACCACCCCTTTATCCCGTCCAGAGCGTGGATCTGTCCGTAGGCGCAGGGGATCGTACGGCACTCGTCGGTGAGTCCGGCTGCGGGAAGAGCCTTACCGCCCGGCTGCTGACCGGGCTGCTCCCTCGCAACGCGGTGCTGGAGAAGGGATCGGCTACGTTGCTCGGCCGGTTCGACCTCCGGGAGGACTTCCCTGACGAGGTACGCGGCCGCCGGGTTGCCATGATCTTCCAGGACCCGGTTTCCGTCCTGGATCCGATGGCGGGAATAGGAACACAGATCGGAAGGGCGCTGGCGGCGGCGGGTGTCGCCAGGGCCGACCGGAGCAGGGTCGCCGTTGATCTGCTCGGCTCGCTGCACATTCCGGCGCCGGACGAGGTCGCTCGAAAGTACCCCCACCAGTTGAGCGGCGGGATGTGCCAGCGTGTGGCCATCGCGATGGCCCTGGCGCCGAAGCCGGATCTGCTCATCGCCGACGAGCCGACCACCTCGCTGGACGTCACCACGGAGGTCCAGGTTCTCGACCTCCTCGAGGAGTACCTCGATGGTTCCGGCGCCAGCCTGATCCTCATCTCCCACGATCTGAACGTGGTGAAACGCCTGGCCCGCAGCGTGACCGTCATGTATGCCGGCCAATCGGTCGAGTATGGACCCATCACCGACATTCTCAGCGAGCCCGCCCACCCGTACTCGCGCGATCTCGTGCGTAGCAGCGTGCTCAACCGAGGTGAGTCCGCATACTCGATCGCCGGCACGCTGCCCTCCATCGAAGAGGTCACGCCAACCTGCCCCTACCGGGCGAGGTGCAGTGAGGCTCGATCGGCATGCTCGGACACGGGTCTCGGCCAATGGCCTTCAGCGGACGGTTTCGTTCGGTGCCTGTTCCCGTTGAAGACCATCCACGGGGACGGTGGCGGGGAGCCGGAATGA
- a CDS encoding xanthine dehydrogenase family protein molybdopterin-binding subunit: MVLDSPTRINPMIRHRASHIGRAVPRREDRSSLMGRQRYIADLKLPGMLEVAFVRSPEPHARIVSIDTAPALALPGVHAVFTGADLADVDLFPHKILYIQPVHQPALAVDRVRYVGSPYAAVVATDRYVAEDAATLVAAHTEFDPLPTVADLDQALAEDAPRLYDDWPDNYLVNFPAEKPEVTKAFEEADHTFSDTYVSRRQTGLPLECRGVLADAHDGYFTVWSSTQSPHIVRTTIAEMTGIPEPRIRVIVPAMGGGFGTKTHIYPEDVVVPWIARQLGRPVRWLEDRFENLVSAVHARDQRHDVDVAYDDDGTIRAIRCKAYCDVGSGEIFMPGTATVFVTGGVLTGAYDFPNMEVHHFCVVTNKTPSGAYRGFGSPEGMFVMERIIDRVARVTGTDRVEIRRRMILQEDQMPYEMHGGGRVDSGSHAKAFERATEIVGESLERVRALHADDPDVQVGVGYTNYVEPTAPTYHLTTGFWAGGDSATIRVDPDGSVRVGLGTTALGQGTETTAAQLAAEALGLHPDDVTVVMGDTDRAPYGLGAWGSRSAIVMSGSILMAADRLITKARDIAAHLLEAAAEDVVLSDGNFHVSGSDAPTVSWSQVATSAWVRTLDLPRGMEPGLEMTGYFEPPELEHLPDMSGKVNAAASWSNGAHAGVVSVRISTGEIKIEDYVVVHDCGTMINPMIIDGQVHGGVAQGIAGAMYEHFQYDTETARPLFASFMEYLYPTCSEVPAMTVEHFETPSPEQPLGVKGCGEGGTIGPAAVVAGAVDDAVADLGVEIKATPITPSAIRQAIREATDGGGAP, translated from the coding sequence ATGGTGTTAGACAGTCCCACCCGTATCAACCCGATGATCCGCCATCGGGCCAGCCACATCGGCCGGGCGGTGCCCCGCCGCGAGGATCGATCCTCGTTGATGGGTCGCCAGCGCTACATCGCCGACCTGAAACTACCGGGCATGCTCGAAGTGGCTTTCGTGCGCAGTCCCGAGCCCCACGCCCGGATAGTCAGCATCGACACCGCGCCCGCCCTCGCCCTTCCGGGTGTGCACGCGGTGTTCACCGGCGCCGACCTGGCGGATGTGGACCTGTTCCCCCACAAGATCCTCTATATCCAGCCGGTACACCAGCCCGCCCTCGCCGTGGACCGGGTTCGCTACGTGGGGTCGCCCTACGCGGCCGTGGTTGCCACCGACCGGTACGTGGCGGAGGACGCCGCCACGCTAGTGGCCGCCCACACCGAGTTCGACCCGCTCCCGACCGTGGCCGACCTGGATCAGGCCCTGGCCGAGGATGCTCCCAGGTTGTACGACGACTGGCCCGACAACTACCTGGTCAACTTCCCGGCTGAGAAGCCCGAGGTGACGAAGGCCTTCGAAGAGGCCGACCACACTTTCAGCGACACCTACGTGAGCCGGCGCCAGACCGGACTTCCCCTGGAGTGCCGGGGTGTCCTCGCCGATGCGCACGACGGTTATTTCACCGTGTGGTCCTCAACCCAGAGCCCCCACATCGTCCGCACCACGATCGCCGAGATGACCGGCATTCCCGAGCCGCGGATCAGGGTGATCGTTCCGGCCATGGGCGGCGGTTTCGGTACCAAGACCCACATCTACCCCGAGGACGTGGTGGTGCCGTGGATCGCGCGCCAGCTTGGACGCCCGGTCCGCTGGCTCGAGGACCGCTTCGAGAACCTCGTTTCGGCGGTGCATGCCCGGGACCAGCGCCACGACGTCGACGTGGCCTACGACGATGACGGGACCATTCGGGCCATCCGCTGCAAGGCCTACTGCGATGTCGGGTCGGGCGAGATCTTCATGCCCGGCACCGCCACGGTCTTCGTCACCGGAGGAGTCCTGACGGGCGCCTACGACTTCCCGAACATGGAGGTCCATCACTTCTGCGTGGTCACCAACAAGACCCCGAGCGGCGCCTACCGCGGCTTCGGTTCTCCCGAGGGGATGTTCGTCATGGAGAGGATCATCGACCGGGTGGCCCGTGTCACCGGGACCGACCGGGTTGAGATCCGCCGCCGCATGATTCTCCAGGAGGACCAGATGCCCTACGAGATGCACGGCGGGGGGCGAGTGGACTCCGGCTCGCACGCCAAGGCCTTCGAGCGGGCCACCGAGATCGTCGGTGAGTCGCTCGAGCGGGTGCGGGCCCTGCACGCCGACGATCCCGATGTGCAGGTTGGGGTGGGCTATACCAACTACGTGGAGCCCACAGCTCCGACCTACCACCTCACGACAGGCTTCTGGGCGGGTGGCGACTCGGCGACGATCCGGGTCGATCCCGATGGCTCCGTTCGGGTGGGACTCGGGACCACAGCCCTCGGGCAGGGCACCGAGACGACCGCCGCCCAGTTGGCTGCGGAGGCCCTGGGGTTGCATCCCGACGACGTCACGGTCGTGATGGGCGATACCGACCGGGCCCCCTACGGGCTGGGTGCGTGGGGTAGCCGCTCGGCCATCGTGATGAGCGGGTCGATACTCATGGCGGCCGATCGGCTGATCACCAAGGCCCGCGACATAGCTGCCCATCTGCTGGAGGCGGCGGCCGAGGACGTGGTGCTGAGCGACGGCAACTTCCATGTCTCCGGCAGCGATGCGCCCACGGTGAGTTGGTCCCAGGTGGCTACGTCCGCCTGGGTTCGCACGCTGGACCTACCAAGAGGCATGGAGCCCGGCCTGGAGATGACGGGCTACTTCGAGCCGCCCGAACTCGAGCACCTTCCCGACATGTCCGGCAAGGTCAACGCGGCGGCCAGTTGGTCGAACGGCGCCCACGCCGGCGTGGTCAGCGTCCGGATCAGCACCGGTGAGATCAAGATCGAGGACTACGTGGTGGTCCACGACTGCGGCACCATGATCAACCCGATGATCATCGACGGGCAGGTCCACGGGGGAGTGGCGCAGGGCATCGCCGGAGCGATGTACGAGCACTTCCAGTACGACACCGAGACCGCCCGGCCCCTTTTCGCCTCCTTCATGGAGTACCTGTATCCGACCTGCTCCGAGGTACCGGCGATGACCGTCGAGCACTTCGAGACACCCTCGCCCGAACAGCCTCTCGGCGTCAAGGGCTGCGGGGAGGGAGGGACCATCGGTCCGGCGGCCGTGGTCGCCGGCGCGGTGGACGACGCTGTCGCCGACCTGGGCGTGGAGATCAAGGCCACCCCAATCACCCCGTCCGCTATACGTCAGGCCATAAGGGAGGCCACCGACGGAGGGGGTGCACCATGA